The following coding sequences lie in one Arachis stenosperma cultivar V10309 chromosome 5, arast.V10309.gnm1.PFL2, whole genome shotgun sequence genomic window:
- the LOC130981024 gene encoding uncharacterized protein LOC130981024 has product MAKKFLARFSIQKDKAKHAPSLLGIRQGERKTLRNYMERFNKTCMNIQNLPTEAAIMGLINGLREGPFSQSISKKYPTSLNEVQQRAEKYINMEENSRLGETSKAGFTPRDKDKESRKKED; this is encoded by the coding sequence ATGGCTAAGAAAttcctggccagattctccatccaaaaggacaaagccaaacatgcTCCGAGCTTATTAGGAATCAGGCAAGGAGAACGGAAAACCCTacgtaactacatggaaagattcaacaagacaTGTATGAATATACAGAACTTACCAACTGAAGCCGCTATTATGGGCCTCATTAATGGCTTGCGAGAAGGGCCCTTTagtcaatctatttcaaaaaagtaccccacatctctgaacgaggtgcAACAACGTGcggaaaaatacatcaacatggaggaaaactcccgGTTAGGAGAAACCTCGAAGGCTGGGTTCACCCCCCGGGATAAAGACAAAGAATCCAGGAAGAAGGAAGATTGA